The genomic stretch CGTGATCAACGGCGTAGCTCCTCAGTTTCTCGCGCAGGCTCGGTTGGGGCAGGTCGAGAATTGTCTCAAGATAGGCCGTCAGAGGACGAACCTCGAGGCTGCGGATCATGGTTTTGACCGGGCCGATCGCGGGGGCCGACAGGGAAAGGCTTCGAAGGCCGAGCCCGATCAGCGCCATCGCCTCCAACGGCCGCGAGCCCGCTTCGCCGCAAATGCCGACGTCGACGCCCCCCTTGGCGCAGCCGACGACGATGCGGCGGAACAAGGCGAGTGCTGCGGGCGAAAGCACATCGTAGCGATCCGCCAATCGTTGGTTCGTTCGATCGACCGCGAAGAGGAATTGCAGGAGGTCGTTGCTTCCGATCGATATGAAATCGACGTGCGCCAAGAGGGCTGGGAGCTGGAAGACGAGTGACGGAATTTCCAGCATGGCGCCTACTCGCAGTGCCGACGGGAGTGCTGTCCCGCAGATCCGTTCGTGCTCGAGCTCAAGCTCGAGGATCTCGCGCGCGGTCTTGAATTCCGCCACGTCGGCAATCATCGGGAACATGATATGGAGATCCCTGCCGCTCGCAGCGCGAATAAGGGCTCGCAACTGCTGGCGCAACATCGCGGGCTGATCGAGCCCGATGCGAATGGCGCGCCAGCCCATGGCGGGATTTTCCTCCTCGTTCTCCGGCAGATAGGGCAATGCCTTGTCGCCGCCGATGTCGAGCGTGCGGAAAATAACCGGCTTACCGCGTGCGAGGTCCAATACGCGGCTGTAAATGTGCGTCTGTTCGCCGATCGATGGAAAGCTCGAGCGCACCATGAAGGGAAGCTCGGTACGGTAAAGGCCGATGCCGTCAGCGGCAGTCTCGTCGAGATGCGGCATATCGATCAGCAGCCCCGCGTTGAGGAAGAGCGATACGCGCTCGCCGTCGCGCGTAATCGCGGGCAGATCGCGTGCGGCGGCGTAGCCAGCGATGCGCTCGGTCCGACGTGCGACATTTTCCGTGAAACTCTCGACGACATCCTCGCCAGGCCGCACGAAAACCGCGGCGTGCTCTCCGTCAAGGATCACGGGATCGAACATGTCGATTTTATTGAAGGCGTCACGCACGCGACCGACGACCGGAATATCGAGGGCGCGAGCGATGATTGCGACGTGGGAAGTGGGGGCACCCTCCTCAAGGATTAGGCCCTTCAGCCGCCGTCGGTCGTAATCCAAAAGCTCGGCAGGACCCAATTCGCGCGCGACGACGACGATCTCCTCGGGAAGCTCGGCCATCTTCGGCCGATCGTCTTCGGCGCCTAAGTTGAGAAGAAGCCGGTTCGTAAGCTCGTCGAACTCGCCGAGCCGCTCGCGAAAAAATGGATCGCTCATTTGCGCCATGCGCGTGCGGGTGTCGTTCTGCACCTTTTGCACCGCCGCTTGAGCGGACAGCCCCGTCAGCACGGCTTCGCGGATTCGCCGGCCCCATCCGCGGTCGCCGGCCACCATGCGATAGGTTTCGAGGATCTCCCGATACTCGCCCTGCCCCGCCATCTCGGGTGAGGCTATCATGTCATCGAGCGCGCTTTTGAGGCTGGCGAGCGCCATGTCGAGGCGTGCGAGTTCGGCCTGCGGATTCTCGGCCACGACCTCGCGTATCAAGATACGCCGATGATGCAGGACAGCACGGCCGATCCCGATTCCGCCGTTGATGCGCATGCCCTCGAGGCGAACGGGAAGGACTGCGATTCCATCGGTTGGAGCGAGTTCGCCCGGATGCACGAGTTCGCCGGTCGCCAACATCTCCGCGAGAACCATGGTGACCGTCTCGAGGGTCTCGACTTCCTCGTCGGTATATTGGCGCTGGGTGCGATTTTGAACGACAAGGACGCCGAGCGTGCGCCCGTCCCGCAAAATCGGCACGCCGATCAGCGAGTGGTAGATCTCCTCGCCGGTCTCCGGGCGGTAGGCAAACTTCGGGTGATTCTGGGCATCGGCCAAGTTCAATGGCCGGGCATAGGCCGCGATGTCGCCGACGAGGCCCTCGCCGACCCTCAACCGCGTTCGATGGACCGCTTCGCGCTTCAAGCCTTCGGTCGCGAACAGCTCAAGCACTTCGCCCGCACGCATGACATAGATGGAACAGACCTCGGCCACGAGATCGGCCGCGATCACACGCACGATCTGATCGAGCCGGGCCTGGGCGGGCCCGCCCGCAGCCATGATGTCACGCAGACGCCTTAGAAGCCTGCGCGCACCGACCCAGCCGGCCGTCTCAGCCATCACCTTGCGGCTCCAAGCCGCTCCCTTGCCATGAGTGCCGCGACAGCCTGATCGACCAATTCGTCGATGATTTCCACGGTCGATTGCTCTCGCGTCACCATTCCCACGCTTTGTCCCGCCATCAGCGAACCGGTCTCGATGTCCCCATCGATTACCGCGCGCCTGAGGGCGCCGGCCCAGAAATGCTCGATCTCGAGCTGGGCCGCCTCCTTGCCGATATCGCCCCTATTGTAACGCGCGATCACATCGCGCTGGGTCTCGAGGAAGCTTTCGCTCGCCTTGTTTATGAGCGCGCGCACGGGGATCACTGGAAAGCGCGGATCGAGCTGGACCGAAGGCATGGCGTCTCTTGCACCCGCACGGATGAAC from Alphaproteobacteria bacterium encodes the following:
- the ptsP gene encoding phosphoenolpyruvate--protein phosphotransferase — translated: MAETAGWVGARRLLRRLRDIMAAGGPAQARLDQIVRVIAADLVAEVCSIYVMRAGEVLELFATEGLKREAVHRTRLRVGEGLVGDIAAYARPLNLADAQNHPKFAYRPETGEEIYHSLIGVPILRDGRTLGVLVVQNRTQRQYTDEEVETLETVTMVLAEMLATGELVHPGELAPTDGIAVLPVRLEGMRINGGIGIGRAVLHHRRILIREVVAENPQAELARLDMALASLKSALDDMIASPEMAGQGEYREILETYRMVAGDRGWGRRIREAVLTGLSAQAAVQKVQNDTRTRMAQMSDPFFRERLGEFDELTNRLLLNLGAEDDRPKMAELPEEIVVVARELGPAELLDYDRRRLKGLILEEGAPTSHVAIIARALDIPVVGRVRDAFNKIDMFDPVILDGEHAAVFVRPGEDVVESFTENVARRTERIAGYAAARDLPAITRDGERVSLFLNAGLLIDMPHLDETAADGIGLYRTELPFMVRSSFPSIGEQTHIYSRVLDLARGKPVIFRTLDIGGDKALPYLPENEEENPAMGWRAIRIGLDQPAMLRQQLRALIRAASGRDLHIMFPMIADVAEFKTAREILELELEHERICGTALPSALRVGAMLEIPSLVFQLPALLAHVDFISIGSNDLLQFLFAVDRTNQRLADRYDVLSPAALALFRRIVVGCAKGGVDVGICGEAGSRPLEAMALIGLGLRSLSLSAPAIGPVKTMIRSLEVRPLTAYLETILDLPQPSLREKLRSYAVDH